A part of Melittangium boletus DSM 14713 genomic DNA contains:
- a CDS encoding heme-dependent oxidative N-demethylase family protein has translation MLPYFPFDQDVFAMRLGVRALRADETLIEVEEAHYRDEVALKERLLAEPRHVRFAALPGTEAAQWETVTTVLPLMASQHPRHFALDREEGGQWHWRNHLLGTELRFTPGEPEGLPQAPLDWLGRQVQEDLLLMDGTREGLPLMAGQLCFPAGWCLADKLGLPVLDVHAPVPGFNAQLGPSTVKLMQGLKPGRAVTRVNWGIAVTAQLDLAPWTRAEWLALRQSVTPSNAGERCFMRLERQTLSVMPETGAILFTIHTYVAPVAHEVEDPERRRRLAGVLRTLPPELADYKGITLFLPALVAYLEAEARSG, from the coding sequence GTGCTGCCCTACTTTCCCTTCGATCAGGACGTCTTCGCCATGAGGTTGGGAGTGCGCGCGCTCCGGGCCGACGAGACCCTCATCGAGGTGGAGGAAGCGCACTACCGCGACGAAGTCGCCCTCAAGGAGCGGCTGCTCGCCGAGCCCCGCCACGTGCGCTTCGCGGCCCTTCCGGGCACGGAGGCCGCGCAGTGGGAGACCGTGACGACGGTGCTGCCCCTGATGGCCTCTCAGCACCCCCGGCACTTCGCCCTGGACCGGGAGGAGGGCGGCCAGTGGCACTGGAGGAACCACCTGCTCGGCACGGAGCTCCGCTTCACGCCGGGCGAGCCGGAGGGCCTGCCCCAGGCCCCGCTCGACTGGCTCGGCCGCCAGGTGCAGGAGGACCTTCTGCTGATGGACGGCACGCGCGAGGGCCTGCCCCTCATGGCGGGCCAGTTGTGCTTTCCCGCCGGCTGGTGCCTCGCCGACAAGCTGGGGCTGCCAGTGCTGGACGTGCACGCCCCGGTGCCCGGATTCAACGCCCAGTTGGGCCCCAGCACCGTGAAGCTGATGCAGGGGCTCAAGCCAGGGCGAGCCGTCACCCGCGTCAACTGGGGCATCGCCGTCACCGCGCAGTTGGACCTGGCCCCCTGGACCCGGGCCGAGTGGCTGGCCCTGCGTCAGAGCGTCACTCCGAGCAACGCCGGGGAGCGGTGCTTCATGCGGCTGGAGCGCCAGACGCTCTCGGTGATGCCGGAGACAGGGGCCATCCTCTTCACCATCCACACCTACGTCGCCCCGGTGGCGCACGAGGTGGAGGACCCCGAGCGCCGCCGCCGCCTCGCGGGCGTGCTGCGCACCCTTCCCCCCGAGCTGGCCGACTACAAAGGCATCACCCTTTTCCTGCCGGCGCTCGTGGCGTACCTGGAGGCCGAGGCGAGGTCAGGGTAG
- a CDS encoding cation:proton antiporter gives MMHEALRWVADVLVLVGLMAVTVSVVGIIRMRGVLMRVQAAGQAVLVGIIIVLMSAVGSGEWALVGRAVLVAVFLLLSAPLSAHAIAQAAAREREAKAEGQDEGPR, from the coding sequence ATGATGCACGAGGCGCTGCGGTGGGTGGCGGACGTGCTGGTGCTGGTGGGGCTCATGGCGGTGACGGTGTCAGTGGTGGGCATCATCCGCATGAGGGGGGTGCTGATGCGGGTGCAGGCGGCGGGGCAGGCGGTGCTGGTGGGCATCATCATCGTGCTGATGAGCGCGGTGGGCTCGGGCGAGTGGGCGCTGGTGGGCCGGGCGGTGCTCGTGGCCGTGTTCCTGCTGCTCTCCGCGCCCCTGTCCGCGCACGCCATCGCCCAGGCGGCCGCCCGTGAAAGGGAGGCGAAGGCGGAGGGGCAGGACGAGGGCCCGCGCTGA
- a CDS encoding monovalent cation/H+ antiporter complex subunit F has protein sequence MHDGVFYVALVWLMGLLAVLVVLAVKARSTLDVVLALDTLGLVFVAVLGLFSAWRGITGYLDAALVLALVSYVQTVAATRLHTGQKARPR, from the coding sequence GTGCACGACGGGGTCTTCTACGTGGCGCTGGTGTGGCTGATGGGGCTGCTGGCGGTGTTGGTGGTGCTGGCGGTGAAGGCGCGTTCGACGCTGGACGTGGTGCTGGCGCTGGACACGCTGGGGCTGGTGTTCGTGGCGGTGCTGGGGCTGTTCAGCGCGTGGCGGGGAATCACGGGCTACCTGGACGCGGCGCTGGTGCTGGCGCTGGTGTCCTACGTGCAGACGGTGGCGGCGACGCGGCTGCACACGGGCCAGAAGGCGAGGCCGCGATGA